From Aquificota bacterium, one genomic window encodes:
- the thiD gene encoding bifunctional hydroxymethylpyrimidine kinase/phosphomethylpyrimidine kinase — protein MTPRALTIAGSDSGGGAGIQADLKTFTALGVYGMSAITSITVQNTVGVYEVLDLPPQIVYDQIRVVAEDIGVDACKTGMLSNEEIIRVVAKAIREFKLEKFVLDPVMRAKSGDTLLKESSKEALIKELIPLALVITPNIPEAEELCGFEIKGLEDMERACKKIYSLGCSAVVLKGGHLRHEEVIDVFYDGRGFEYLKGKWVNTKNTHGTGCTFSSAITSYLAKGYSLLDSVKKAKEYIQGAIENSLPLGKGHGPLNHFWPFYSFKR, from the coding sequence ATGACACCAAGGGCTTTAACCATAGCTGGGTCGGATAGCGGTGGGGGTGCTGGCATCCAAGCGGACCTAAAAACCTTTACAGCCCTTGGCGTTTATGGCATGAGCGCCATAACCTCCATAACGGTGCAAAATACGGTAGGTGTTTATGAGGTGTTGGACTTGCCTCCTCAGATTGTCTATGACCAGATAAGGGTTGTGGCAGAGGATATTGGTGTGGATGCTTGTAAAACCGGTATGCTCTCCAACGAGGAGATAATAAGGGTGGTGGCCAAAGCCATAAGGGAATTCAAGCTGGAAAAGTTTGTGCTTGACCCAGTGATGAGGGCAAAATCGGGAGACACACTATTAAAAGAATCTTCAAAGGAGGCCCTTATAAAAGAACTTATCCCTCTTGCCCTTGTTATTACACCCAACATACCAGAAGCAGAAGAGTTATGCGGTTTTGAGATAAAAGGCCTTGAGGATATGGAAAGGGCTTGTAAAAAGATATACTCCCTTGGATGTTCTGCGGTGGTTTTAAAGGGCGGACATCTAAGGCATGAAGAGGTAATAGATGTTTTTTACGATGGAAGGGGTTTTGAATACCTTAAAGGAAAGTGGGTCAATACCAAGAATACACACGGTACCGGTTGCACCTTTTCTTCTGCCATAACCTCATACCTGGCAAAGGGCTATAGCCTACTTGATTCGGTTAAAAAAGCAAAAGAGTACATACAAGGCGCCATAGAAAACTCACTACCCTTGGGCAAGGGACATGGACCACTAAACCACTTTTGGCCCTTTTATTCCTTTAAAAGGTAG
- the purM gene encoding phosphoribosylformylglycinamidine cyclo-ligase, with protein MGEWTYEKAGVSIERAEAFVDYIKEKVQSLPRQALLFGSFASGISLEGYKNPVIMMTTDGVGTKLKIAQEVKVHHTVGIDLVAMNVNDLLTTGAKPIAFLDYIAVGKIDLEVLKRVMDGIVEGCKMADVALVGGETAEMPDFYPEGTYDLAGFCVGMCEREELITGKDIKPGDIIIGFPSSGFHSNGYSLVRKILESKGISYHDRFEGTDKRIWEVLLEPTKIYSREINNLKKAGVMIKGMAHITGGGIPGNLIRILPENCKAIVEANRIPSNPIFDWIRELGNVPRDEMYKTFNMGVGFMVVVSKEDVEKVLKAVDSSFVCGNIEEGKKDVLIV; from the coding sequence ATGGGTGAATGGACTTATGAGAAGGCAGGAGTAAGCATAGAAAGGGCTGAGGCCTTTGTGGATTATATAAAGGAAAAGGTCCAGTCTTTGCCAAGGCAAGCCCTTCTTTTTGGAAGCTTTGCCAGTGGGATAAGCTTAGAAGGCTATAAAAATCCTGTCATTATGATGACAACGGACGGAGTTGGGACAAAGCTCAAAATAGCCCAAGAGGTAAAGGTGCATCACACGGTAGGTATAGACCTTGTGGCCATGAACGTCAACGACCTTCTTACCACTGGAGCAAAGCCCATAGCCTTCCTTGATTACATAGCGGTGGGGAAGATAGACCTTGAGGTTTTAAAAAGAGTTATGGATGGCATAGTGGAAGGTTGCAAGATGGCGGATGTGGCCTTAGTGGGTGGAGAAACGGCGGAGATGCCAGACTTTTATCCAGAAGGCACTTACGACCTTGCGGGCTTTTGTGTGGGTATGTGTGAAAGGGAAGAGCTTATAACGGGTAAGGACATAAAGCCGGGGGATATTATAATAGGCTTTCCTTCAAGCGGTTTTCATAGCAATGGCTACAGCTTAGTAAGAAAAATACTGGAAAGCAAAGGCATAAGCTATCATGATAGGTTCGAGGGAACGGATAAAAGAATATGGGAGGTGCTTTTGGAACCAACTAAGATATACTCAAGAGAGATAAACAATCTTAAAAAAGCCGGTGTTATGATAAAAGGTATGGCACATATAACCGGTGGTGGCATACCGGGAAATCTAATAAGGATACTTCCAGAGAACTGCAAGGCTATAGTGGAAGCCAACCGAATACCATCAAATCCCATATTTGACTGGATTAGGGAGCTTGGAAATGTGCCAAGGGATGAGATGTATAAAACCTTTAATATGGGTGTAGGTTTTATGGTGGTGGTAAGTAAAGAAGATGTAGAAAAGGTTTTAAAGGCTGTAGATTCTTCTTTTGTATGCGGTAATATAGAGGAGGGTAAAAAGGATGTGCTTATTGTGTAG
- the acpS gene encoding holo-ACP synthase yields MVGIDIVKNQRIKEAVERFGERFLKRIYTEEELRYCQSQKSFYECLSARWACKEAVLKAFYQAYGVVLKFSEIEVLGDRGKPARVRILRKGFEKVKVLVSLSHEREFSVAVAYLLKE; encoded by the coding sequence ATGGTGGGCATTGATATAGTCAAAAACCAAAGGATAAAGGAAGCAGTAGAAAGGTTTGGTGAGAGGTTTTTGAAGAGAATCTATACAGAAGAGGAACTACGCTACTGTCAAAGCCAAAAGTCCTTTTATGAATGCCTTTCTGCTCGGTGGGCTTGCAAAGAAGCAGTGTTAAAGGCCTTTTATCAAGCCTATGGTGTGGTGTTAAAATTCTCTGAGATTGAGGTTTTGGGCGATAGGGGGAAGCCTGCAAGAGTGAGAATATTACGAAAGGGCTTTGAAAAGGTTAAGGTGTTGGTTTCCCTTTCTCATGAACGGGAATTCTCTGTGGCTGTGGCCTACCTTTTAAAGGAATAA
- a CDS encoding shikimate kinase, with translation MNYKRIFLVGFMCSGKSTVGKLLSLRLGWSFVDVDEEVQRLEAMTIPEIFEKKGEDYFRRLEVSVLEALSQKENIVISTGGGLGANPYAMELMKSKGLVVWLKVEFDTFIERCGKDPSRPLLKRSREELLKLFEERSQRYAQAHLTLDASLKPEEIVEEILKVCKKG, from the coding sequence ATGAATTATAAAAGGATATTCCTTGTAGGTTTTATGTGTAGTGGTAAAAGTACTGTTGGGAAGTTGCTTTCCTTGAGGCTTGGTTGGTCCTTTGTGGATGTAGATGAAGAGGTGCAAAGGCTTGAGGCTATGACAATACCAGAGATATTTGAGAAAAAGGGCGAAGACTACTTTAGAAGGCTTGAAGTTAGTGTGCTTGAAGCCCTTAGTCAGAAAGAAAACATAGTAATTAGCACAGGTGGGGGCCTTGGAGCCAATCCTTATGCCATGGAACTCATGAAGTCAAAAGGCCTGGTAGTTTGGTTAAAGGTGGAGTTTGATACCTTCATAGAAAGGTGTGGCAAGGACCCCTCAAGGCCCCTTTTAAAAAGGAGTAGAGAAGAATTGTTGAAGCTTTTTGAAGAAAGGTCCCAAAGGTACGCACAGGCTCACCTAACCCTTGATGCAAGCCTTAAACCTGAAGAGATTGTGGAGGAAATACTAAAGGTTTGCAAAAAAGGATAA
- a CDS encoding DUF882 domain-containing protein, which produces MTRRDFIRSVAYLGGLAFGSFFYAFLPERINAREGARWLNLYSLNTGERLKVAYWMDGNYINSSLEEINYILRDYRSGQIAPIDTRLLDLLYLITQLSGKEEIIVISGYRSPSTNAYLHRKKKGVAQNSYHTLGRAIDIRIEGMPLQALRDLAIGLRAGGVGYYPSSGFVHLDTGPFRCW; this is translated from the coding sequence ATGACAAGGAGAGACTTTATAAGGTCTGTGGCATACTTGGGAGGATTGGCCTTTGGCTCCTTTTTTTATGCCTTCCTACCCGAGAGGATAAATGCAAGAGAGGGGGCAAGGTGGCTAAATTTATATTCGTTAAACACAGGGGAAAGGCTTAAAGTAGCCTACTGGATGGACGGCAACTATATAAACAGCTCCCTTGAGGAGATAAACTATATTTTGAGAGACTACAGGAGCGGTCAGATAGCACCCATAGACACAAGGCTCCTTGACCTTCTTTATCTAATAACCCAGCTATCGGGCAAAGAGGAGATCATAGTCATATCCGGTTATAGGTCGCCTTCTACCAACGCCTATCTACATAGAAAGAAAAAGGGCGTAGCCCAAAATAGCTATCACACACTCGGAAGGGCGATAGATATAAGGATAGAAGGTATGCCTCTGCAAGCCCTCAGGGATTTGGCTATTGGCCTTAGGGCTGGAGGAGTGGGCTACTATCCAAGCTCTGGCTTTGTGCATCTTGATACAGGACCTTTTAGGTGCTGGTAA
- the thpR gene encoding RNA 2',3'-cyclic phosphodiesterase has translation MVRVFVGFFTTKRIQEAVEKIQAQSEGFIRGKWVEPQNFHMTFQFIGEVEQEKLIDLLKSLQETAKGLKPVKVKYRGLGVFPNVDRARVLWIGVADGYRQLIDMARSIVRANRQIGIRDEGKPFQPHVTICRIKEYDKKALKNLLRQYENTSFGEDLVDRIALIKSSLTSVGPIYTVIEEFYLNG, from the coding sequence ATGGTAAGGGTTTTTGTGGGCTTTTTTACAACAAAGAGAATACAAGAGGCTGTGGAAAAGATACAGGCCCAGTCGGAAGGCTTTATAAGGGGTAAGTGGGTTGAGCCACAGAACTTTCACATGACCTTCCAGTTTATAGGGGAGGTGGAGCAAGAAAAGTTGATAGACCTTTTAAAAAGCCTTCAGGAAACCGCCAAAGGACTAAAACCTGTAAAGGTAAAGTATAGGGGGCTTGGTGTATTTCCAAACGTTGATAGGGCAAGGGTGCTTTGGATAGGTGTGGCGGATGGCTACAGACAGCTTATAGATATGGCAAGGTCCATAGTGAGGGCAAACAGGCAGATAGGCATAAGGGATGAAGGCAAGCCCTTCCAACCACATGTAACCATATGCAGGATAAAAGAGTATGATAAAAAGGCCTTGAAAAACCTTTTACGCCAATATGAAAACACAAGCTTTGGAGAGGACCTTGTGGATAGGATAGCCCTTATAAAAAGTTCTTTAACTTCTGTTGGACCAATATACACAGTTATAGAGGAGTTTTACTTAAATGGGTGA
- a CDS encoding L,D-transpeptidase family protein produces the protein MDYQKQASLIKKTIQELNISPADRLKQVLLNLEKHRWIYQPFKRVLIVNIPSFELYIMEEDRVIFYSKVIVGRDYREDFRPTPMLFSKIESITINPKWYVPTSISVKDILPKVKKDPRYLIKKGFKVFYMGEEVDPLQIDWRLYDENNFPFRLVQEAGPKNALGRIKFNFPNPFQVFLHDTPDKHLFKHTKRTFSSGCIRVEKAEYLALYLLGQGWTQERLKALIEQGQTINLKLKEAMPIYILYFTAFGRDGKLHFREDLYGYDTILSQVLFSSGGR, from the coding sequence ATGGACTACCAGAAACAGGCATCATTGATAAAAAAAACTATCCAAGAGTTAAACATAAGCCCAGCAGATAGATTAAAACAGGTTCTCCTAAACCTTGAAAAACACCGATGGATATACCAGCCCTTTAAAAGAGTGCTAATAGTAAACATACCATCCTTTGAACTATACATAATGGAAGAAGACAGGGTCATTTTTTATTCAAAGGTTATAGTGGGAAGAGACTACAGGGAGGATTTTAGGCCAACTCCCATGCTTTTTAGCAAAATTGAAAGCATAACCATAAACCCCAAATGGTATGTACCTACAAGCATATCGGTAAAAGACATACTTCCAAAGGTAAAAAAGGACCCAAGATACCTCATTAAAAAGGGCTTTAAGGTCTTTTATATGGGAGAAGAGGTGGACCCTCTACAGATAGATTGGAGGCTTTACGATGAAAATAACTTTCCCTTTAGGCTTGTGCAAGAGGCAGGGCCAAAAAACGCCCTTGGGCGCATAAAGTTCAACTTTCCCAACCCTTTCCAAGTGTTCCTTCATGATACACCCGATAAACACCTCTTTAAACATACAAAAAGGACCTTTAGCTCTGGCTGTATAAGGGTGGAGAAGGCAGAATACCTTGCCCTTTATCTATTAGGCCAAGGATGGACGCAGGAAAGGTTAAAGGCTTTAATAGAACAAGGACAGACCATAAACCTTAAGCTAAAAGAAGCTATGCCCATATACATTCTTTACTTTACGGCCTTTGGAAGGGATGGAAAGCTTCATTTTAGAGAAGACCTCTACGGATATGATACAATTTTGTCTCAGGTTCTTTTCTCTTCTGGAGGTAGGTGA
- a CDS encoding cytochrome c biogenesis protein encodes MYLLWLGIVFYFLAFIFSLVYHFLSVFKRPTLFSLFLGWFFYMAYVIKMALDIGSFPFADTYGFYSLLGNGMLFFLLLISFKQEQLQKFLAFFSLMGILSTLLALPAEPSPYKSPLYSLHITSALFSYAFALLGGLFSLIKFMVEAKLKQKSLSGFFMPLNLLRRGERLFINLSFIFFTFTLIFGSLWSRSFFGQHWINDPKLVYVLFLWLYYAILVHLNLLQRIKPKTLSYGIIIGALLVILSLLFIRHEL; translated from the coding sequence ATGTACCTGCTTTGGCTTGGTATAGTTTTCTACTTTTTAGCCTTCATATTCTCCTTAGTTTATCACTTCCTTTCTGTCTTCAAAAGGCCCACCCTTTTTAGCCTTTTCCTTGGTTGGTTTTTTTACATGGCCTACGTTATAAAGATGGCATTGGATATTGGAAGTTTCCCCTTTGCAGACACTTATGGTTTTTATTCTTTGCTGGGAAATGGTATGCTCTTTTTTCTCTTGCTTATATCCTTTAAGCAAGAACAGCTTCAGAAGTTTTTAGCCTTTTTTTCTTTGATGGGTATTTTGTCCACCCTTTTGGCTCTCCCTGCAGAACCTTCTCCATACAAAAGCCCACTCTATTCTTTGCACATAACCTCAGCCCTTTTCTCTTATGCCTTTGCCCTTTTGGGAGGACTCTTTTCCTTAATAAAGTTTATGGTGGAGGCTAAGCTAAAACAGAAAAGTTTGAGCGGTTTTTTCATGCCCCTTAACCTTTTAAGAAGGGGTGAAAGGCTTTTTATTAACCTAAGCTTTATATTTTTCACATTTACTTTGATCTTTGGAAGCCTTTGGAGCAGAAGCTTTTTTGGACAACACTGGATAAATGACCCAAAGCTTGTATATGTGCTATTCCTTTGGCTATACTATGCCATCCTCGTGCATCTTAACCTGCTCCAAAGGATAAAACCTAAAACCCTTTCCTACGGGATTATAATAGGTGCCCTTCTTGTCATATTAAGTCTTTTGTTTATAAGACATGAATTATAA
- the bamA gene encoding outer membrane protein assembly factor BamA, translated as MCLLCRTFAILLLFVSLSLAQVIKEIRIEGSQYVPEDVILGLINIKSGSFYSPDLVRESIRRMYRSGFFDEVAVYEERQGDQVVLIYKVKDLPVIYKIEFQGNKKIKSEDLEKKIGIETEVGKIDIEEITKGYTSSPAIEEKLEIQRRLKLGRVLTREEMEYIKRKIIEAYAKEGYPNVEVEYSLVPKKGASKIVYTIREGEPEYVKSIRFEGNKSFSRGKLLGLMETKPVSLLAFRLKPPFSEEVLKEDVKKIRDFYRSEGFFEAKVDYSVKREGNRYEISIKIEEGPRYKLKDLNIEGNTLFAYKELVGDILKKNRGGYYRREVIDRLKDNIRKRYSEMGFLGVSVEEREDVNPEKKSVSLSLRIQEGEPVYVSRIEVQGNYESRDYVIRRELRFQEGELANLKEIERSKTRIFNLGYYEDVSIDPFPSEGKNWDFVAKVRERFTGQFSVGLGYNQVTGISGFVSLRKGNFLGTGDIAGISVSYGSKYKDNSLSYTRKWFLNKPIDLTGSIYDRRIEYTTYTVERTGLDLILSREFAEFWRVGTGVSLQRVRYKDISSNASPLIQQEAGTRQSRKFLFSITRDTRDNYLFPSQGSLTEINYSVAVPVLGGNEKFNKIILSHQHFFKDRWLDTGLILSVKGVFGMVEPYGGKRVPLDERFFVGGDFTVRGYKYGYAGPLDPNTNDPVGAKREAIFSIEANYPLYKNILYGAVFYDTGLGFDNWNELKTQNLRGGFGVGIRFITPFAPIKLDWAFKTKKVPGDTSRSKLHFVLGVFF; from the coding sequence ATGTGCTTATTGTGTAGAACTTTTGCTATTCTTTTATTGTTTGTTAGCCTTTCTTTGGCGCAGGTTATAAAGGAGATAAGGATTGAAGGTTCTCAATACGTGCCTGAGGATGTTATCCTTGGCCTTATAAACATAAAAAGCGGAAGCTTTTACAGTCCAGACCTTGTAAGGGAAAGTATAAGGCGTATGTATAGAAGTGGTTTTTTTGATGAGGTGGCAGTTTATGAAGAAAGGCAAGGGGACCAAGTAGTCCTAATATACAAGGTAAAGGACCTGCCTGTTATATACAAAATTGAATTTCAAGGCAACAAAAAGATAAAATCGGAGGACCTTGAGAAGAAGATAGGTATAGAAACAGAGGTTGGTAAGATAGACATAGAGGAGATTACAAAGGGATACACTTCCTCTCCCGCCATAGAAGAAAAGCTTGAGATACAAAGGAGGCTTAAGCTGGGTAGGGTGCTTACCCGTGAGGAAATGGAGTATATAAAGAGAAAGATAATAGAAGCCTATGCCAAAGAGGGGTATCCGAATGTGGAAGTAGAGTATAGTCTTGTGCCAAAGAAGGGGGCTTCCAAGATAGTTTATACCATAAGGGAGGGTGAACCCGAGTATGTAAAAAGCATAAGGTTTGAGGGGAATAAAAGTTTTAGCAGGGGCAAACTGCTTGGGCTTATGGAAACAAAGCCAGTAAGCCTTCTTGCCTTTAGGCTAAAACCACCTTTTAGCGAAGAGGTTTTAAAGGAAGACGTAAAGAAGATAAGGGACTTTTACCGTTCTGAGGGCTTTTTTGAAGCCAAGGTAGACTACTCTGTCAAAAGAGAAGGAAACAGGTATGAGATAAGCATAAAGATAGAAGAAGGACCAAGGTATAAGCTAAAAGACCTAAACATAGAGGGCAACACTCTCTTTGCTTACAAAGAGCTGGTGGGTGATATTCTCAAAAAGAACAGAGGAGGCTATTACAGAAGAGAAGTCATTGATAGGCTTAAAGATAACATAAGGAAAAGGTATTCGGAGATGGGCTTTTTGGGTGTTTCCGTGGAAGAAAGGGAGGATGTGAACCCAGAAAAGAAAAGCGTAAGCCTTAGCTTAAGGATTCAAGAGGGTGAGCCAGTTTATGTAAGCAGGATTGAAGTGCAGGGCAACTATGAATCAAGGGACTATGTGATAAGAAGGGAGCTGAGGTTCCAAGAGGGTGAGCTGGCAAACTTAAAGGAGATAGAAAGGTCAAAGACAAGGATCTTTAACCTTGGCTATTATGAAGATGTATCCATAGACCCCTTCCCTTCCGAAGGCAAAAACTGGGACTTTGTGGCAAAGGTAAGGGAAAGGTTCACTGGACAGTTCTCTGTAGGCCTAGGATACAACCAGGTCACTGGCATTTCGGGTTTTGTGTCTTTGCGTAAGGGTAATTTCCTTGGCACTGGAGATATAGCAGGTATTTCCGTTTCTTACGGAAGCAAATACAAGGATAACTCTCTTTCTTATACTAGGAAATGGTTCCTTAACAAGCCAATTGACCTTACAGGCTCCATTTACGATAGGAGGATAGAATACACCACATATACGGTAGAAAGGACAGGACTTGACCTTATACTTTCAAGAGAGTTTGCAGAGTTTTGGAGAGTAGGCACAGGTGTAAGCCTTCAAAGGGTTAGATACAAGGATATTTCCTCCAATGCTTCACCATTAATCCAGCAAGAGGCAGGCACAAGGCAGTCAAGGAAGTTCCTATTTAGCATAACAAGGGATACAAGGGATAACTACCTCTTCCCCTCTCAAGGGTCCCTTACAGAGATAAACTACTCGGTGGCTGTGCCCGTGCTGGGTGGCAACGAAAAGTTTAACAAAATAATCCTTTCTCACCAGCACTTCTTTAAAGATAGATGGCTTGATACTGGTTTGATACTTTCGGTAAAAGGTGTGTTTGGAATGGTTGAGCCTTATGGTGGTAAAAGGGTGCCTCTTGATGAGAGGTTTTTTGTGGGTGGAGACTTCACTGTAAGAGGATACAAGTATGGCTATGCAGGACCCCTTGATCCCAACACCAACGACCCTGTTGGAGCAAAAAGAGAAGCCATATTCTCCATAGAAGCAAACTATCCACTTTACAAAAACATACTCTATGGAGCCGTGTTCTACGATACTGGTCTTGGATTTGACAACTGGAATGAGCTAAAAACGCAGAACTTAAGAGGGGGCTTTGGTGTGGGCATAAGGTTTATAACACCCTTTGCACCCATAAAGCTGGACTGGGCCTTTAAGACCAAAAAAGTGCCAGGAGATACATCAAGGAGCAAGCTACACTTTGTATTGGGTGTGTTCTTCTGA